The Melitaea cinxia chromosome 6, ilMelCinx1.1, whole genome shotgun sequence genome has a window encoding:
- the LOC123654263 gene encoding histidine-rich glycoprotein-like, with the protein MYSKVLCLAALVAAVVAYDYHHGPAYSSQHISRHDGKPEIVHVGHGHDSYGHGHDGHGHGHAVDYYAYPKYDFAYKVEDHHTGDIKSQHESRDGDVVKGYYALHQPDGNERQVHYHGDKHTGFHADVKYNVHHVVLCLAVLVAAVVAYDYHHGPAYSSQHISRHDYGYGHGYGHDHDYYAHPKYQFDYKVEDHHTGDIKSQHESRDGDVVKGYYGLHQPDGNERQVHYHGDGHTGFHADVKYNVHHVAPKHYHY; encoded by the exons GTCGCCGCTGTAGTCGCGTATGATTACCATCATGGTCCCGCGTACTCATCTCAACACATCTCTCGTCACGATGGAAAGCCTGAAATAGTACATGTCGGACATGGCCATGACAGTTATGGTCATGGCCACGATGGACATGGACACGGCCATGCCGTTGACTACTAT gCCTACCCTAAATACGACTTTGCTTACAAAGTAGAAGACCATCACACCGGCGACATCAAGTCTCAGCATGAGAGCCGCGACGGTGATGTCGTAAAGGGCTACTACGCTCTTCACCAGCCCGATGGCAACGAAAGACAAGTACACTACCATGGCGACAAGCACACCgg ATTCCACGCTGATGTCAAATACAACGTGCATCACGTC GTGCTTTGCTTAGCCGTTCTTGTCGCCGCCGTAGTCGCGTATGACTACCACCATGGTCCCGCGTACTCATCTCAACACATCTCTCGGCACGATTATGGTTATGGACATGGATATGGTCATGACCATGActactat GCCCATCCCAAGTATCAGTTTGACTACAAAGTAGAAGACCATCACACCGGCGACATCAAGTCTCAGCACGAGAGTCGCGACGGTGATGTCGTAAAGGGCTACTACGGTCTCCACCAGCCCGACGGCAACGAAAGACAAGTGCACTACCATGGCGACGGGCATACCGG ATTCCACGCTGATGTCAAATACAACGTGCATCACGTCGCTCCTAAACATTACCATTATTGA
- the LOC123654519 gene encoding cuticle protein 19-like, whose product MYRTHRYGYKRLDSKLKRISRQFNFEPSTKNKQTKMYSKVLCLAALVTAVAAYDYHHGPAYSSQHISRHDYGYGHGYGHDHDYYAHPKYQFDYKVEDHHTGDIKSQHESRDGDIVKGYYALHQPDGNERQVHYHGDGHTGFHADVKYNVHHKYYHH is encoded by the exons atgtATCGG ACACATCGTTACGGGTATAAAAGACTggattcaaaattaaaacgtaTCAGTCGTCAGTTTAACTTTGAACCCtcaactaaaaataaacaaaccaaAATGTACTCCAAG GTGCTTTGCTTAGCCGCCCTTGTCACCGCTGTAGCCGCGTATGACTACCACCATGGTCCCGCGTACTCATCTCAACACATCTCTCGGCACGATTATGGTTATGGACATGGATACGGTCATGACCATGACTACTAT GCCCACCCCAAATATCAGTTTGACTACAAAGTAGAAGACCATCACACCGGCGACATCAAGTCTCAGCACGAGAGTCGCGACGGTGATATCGTAAAGGGCTACTACGCTCTCCACCAGCCCGACGGCAACGAAAGACAAGTGCACTACCATGGCGACGGGCATACCGG ATTCCACGCTGATGTCAAATACAACGTGCATCATAAATATTACCATCACTGA